In one Bacillus mesophilus genomic region, the following are encoded:
- the resB gene encoding cytochrome c biogenesis protein ResB: protein MENVKCECGHVNPQGTVLCESCGKPQVDKEPEKLLDMRYDGSARRSQTYKKSIVDKIWNFFSSVKVGVWLIVITLAASSLGTIYPQEMYIPPNVTPSEFYKDQYGWTGQLYYSLGFNDLYGSWWYLILIASIGISLVICSIDRVVPLYRALQNQGVIRHAGFLKRQRIFGKTEFQSQQAEAFQKVEENLKKRKYNVRKEEGSLLAEKNRFSRWGPYVNHVGLIIFLIGAMLRFVPQMYIDEVLWIREGETEVIPGTEGKFYLESESFKVEFYDKEEDPEVFNATLERVGSVVKNYQTDVVLYERKGEILHGAEPELEVIKEHAIQVNEPLKHEGYALYQVDYRLNEFNSMSFNLVDKGTEEEFGTLKVDLLDPATHYDLGNGYSVELISYFADFYFDDDGNPASKSKVPNNPAFVFNMITPTKPEGEVSFVAIQENIEPLGENQYKMQFAGIEVKNVSGLTVRKDYTLWILGIGGAIFMIGVIQGMYWNHRRIWVHQQDNEIWIAAHTNKNWFGIKKELEIVLDGTDVTVPADQSEEQTTA, encoded by the coding sequence ATGGAGAACGTAAAATGTGAATGTGGTCACGTTAATCCGCAGGGGACTGTTTTATGCGAATCCTGCGGAAAGCCACAAGTAGACAAAGAACCAGAAAAATTATTAGATATGCGTTACGACGGTAGTGCTAGAAGGTCACAGACCTACAAAAAATCTATCGTTGATAAAATCTGGAATTTCTTTTCTTCTGTAAAAGTAGGAGTTTGGCTAATTGTTATTACACTAGCCGCATCTTCTTTAGGAACAATCTATCCTCAAGAAATGTATATTCCACCGAACGTAACACCCAGTGAATTTTACAAAGATCAGTATGGCTGGACAGGCCAGCTTTATTATTCACTCGGATTTAATGATCTATATGGCTCATGGTGGTATTTAATTCTGATTGCTTCAATTGGGATTTCATTAGTTATTTGTTCTATAGATCGTGTGGTTCCTTTGTATCGTGCACTTCAAAACCAAGGTGTCATCAGACATGCTGGTTTCTTAAAGCGTCAACGCATCTTTGGAAAAACAGAATTTCAATCTCAGCAAGCTGAAGCATTCCAAAAAGTTGAAGAAAATCTCAAAAAACGCAAGTACAATGTGAGGAAGGAAGAAGGGAGTTTACTAGCGGAGAAAAATCGTTTTTCTCGTTGGGGCCCATACGTGAATCATGTTGGATTGATTATTTTTTTAATCGGTGCTATGTTGCGTTTTGTTCCACAGATGTATATTGATGAGGTATTGTGGATCAGAGAAGGTGAAACAGAAGTTATTCCTGGTACAGAAGGTAAATTCTACTTGGAGAGCGAATCCTTTAAGGTAGAATTTTATGATAAGGAAGAGGATCCCGAGGTATTTAATGCTACTCTTGAACGAGTTGGTTCGGTTGTAAAGAACTATCAAACAGATGTAGTTTTATATGAACGTAAGGGTGAAATTCTCCACGGTGCTGAACCAGAACTAGAAGTCATTAAAGAACATGCTATCCAGGTAAATGAGCCATTAAAGCATGAAGGATATGCACTTTATCAAGTTGACTATAGACTAAATGAATTTAACTCCATGTCTTTTAATCTAGTAGATAAAGGGACAGAAGAGGAGTTTGGGACATTAAAGGTAGATCTTTTAGACCCAGCTACTCATTATGATTTAGGAAACGGTTATAGCGTAGAGTTAATTAGTTATTTCGCAGATTTTTATTTTGATGATGATGGAAACCCTGCTTCTAAATCCAAAGTACCTAATAATCCAGCTTTTGTTTTTAATATGATTACTCCTACTAAACCTGAAGGCGAAGTTAGTTTTGTCGCTATACAGGAGAACATTGAGCCGTTAGGTGAAAATCAATATAAAATGCAGTTTGCAGGAATCGAAGTTAAAAATGTTTCGGGTCTTACCGTTCGTAAAGACTATACACTTTGGATTCTTGGTATAGGTGGAGCTATTTTTATGATTGGTGTCATTCAAGGTATGTATTGGAATCATCGTCGTATCTGGGTTCATCAACAAGATAATGAAATTTGGATTGCTGCACATACAAACAAAAATTGGTTTGGTATTAAAAAGGAATTAGAGATTGTATTAGATGGAACAGATGTCACTGTCCCAGCGGATCAATCGGAAGAGCAGACAACTGCTTAA
- the resA gene encoding thiol-disulfide oxidoreductase ResA, with amino-acid sequence MKKKRLLLRTIILLVLASALGYTLYANFFTSKEKVKVGSTAPNFLLKDLEGNEYELESYRGKGVFLNFWGTYCKPCEREMPYMENQYKQFKDQGVEILAINVDEAPIVIQKFVDRYNLTFPVPVDKGTQVLNAYGVKPIPTTFLIDKNGKVVDIISGSMTEKMVYEHMNRIKP; translated from the coding sequence ATGAAGAAAAAACGACTTCTGCTTAGAACCATTATTTTACTTGTACTTGCAAGCGCATTAGGATATACCTTATATGCAAACTTTTTCACTAGTAAGGAAAAGGTGAAGGTTGGAAGCACTGCTCCTAATTTTCTGCTTAAGGACCTTGAGGGAAATGAGTATGAACTCGAGAGCTATAGAGGAAAAGGTGTCTTCTTAAACTTCTGGGGAACATATTGTAAGCCTTGTGAAAGAGAAATGCCATATATGGAAAATCAGTACAAGCAATTTAAAGACCAAGGTGTAGAAATTTTAGCTATAAATGTGGATGAAGCACCCATTGTTATTCAAAAGTTTGTTGATCGATATAATTTGACGTTTCCAGTTCCTGTAGATAAAGGCACTCAAGTGCTCAATGCTTACGGCGTTAAACCAATCCCAACAACATTCTTAATAGATAAAAATGGTAAGGTTGTTGACATCATATCAGGATCCATGACAGAAAAGATGGTTTATGAACATATGAATCGGATTAAACCGTAA
- a CDS encoding pseudouridine synthase translates to MERLQKVIAQAGVSSRRKAEELIAQGRVTVNGKVIKELGTKVSSNDKVEVNGIPLEREQPVYYLLYKPTGVISSVSDDKGRKVVTDFFPLLKERIYPIGRLDYDTSGVLLLTNDGDFANTLMHPKHEVDKVYIAKVKGMPTREQLRLLATGVKLEDGITAPAKTKLISSDKKKNTSIIQIIIHEGRNRQVRRMFDAIGCPVIKLKREQYGFITLHGLTPGESRELSPHEVKQLRAQSQAKTRK, encoded by the coding sequence ATGGAACGTTTACAAAAGGTGATCGCTCAAGCGGGTGTGTCATCAAGAAGAAAAGCTGAAGAATTAATTGCACAAGGTAGAGTAACGGTTAATGGAAAAGTTATAAAAGAATTAGGGACAAAGGTGTCTTCTAATGACAAGGTAGAAGTAAATGGGATTCCTCTAGAGAGAGAACAACCTGTTTATTACTTATTATATAAACCAACTGGAGTCATCTCTAGTGTATCTGATGATAAAGGGAGAAAGGTAGTAACCGATTTCTTCCCACTTCTTAAAGAACGAATCTATCCTATCGGAAGGTTAGATTATGATACATCTGGAGTACTTTTACTTACAAATGATGGTGATTTTGCAAACACACTCATGCACCCTAAGCATGAAGTGGATAAGGTCTATATTGCTAAAGTAAAGGGCATGCCTACTAGAGAACAGCTAAGGCTACTTGCTACTGGGGTTAAATTAGAGGACGGGATCACTGCTCCAGCTAAGACGAAACTTATTTCATCTGATAAAAAGAAAAATACATCCATCATCCAGATTATCATTCATGAAGGTCGAAATAGACAGGTTAGAAGGATGTTTGATGCAATTGGCTGTCCGGTTATTAAATTAAAAAGGGAGCAGTATGGGTTTATTACACTTCATGGTTTAACTCCTGGAGAGTCTAGGGAGCTTTCACCACATGAAGTGAAACAATTGAGAGCACAATCACAGGCAAAAACTAGAAAATAG
- a CDS encoding spore maturation protein, with protein MSIISTVSLWLIPLIIGFILLYGTFKKVPTYESFVEGGKDGLNIAFSIIPYLVGMLVAISIFRASGAMEYFTGLMKPFFTMIGIPVEIVPLALIRPISGTAALGLTSDIISTYGPDSFLGRLASTLQGSTDTTFYVLTVYFGAVGIKKMGDALKIGLLADLVGIIAALVVVTLVFG; from the coding sequence ATGAGTATTATATCAACGGTTTCTCTATGGCTCATTCCTTTAATCATAGGTTTTATTTTGTTGTATGGTACATTTAAGAAGGTACCTACCTATGAAAGCTTTGTAGAAGGTGGAAAAGATGGTTTAAACATAGCATTTTCGATTATCCCTTATTTAGTTGGGATGTTAGTAGCGATCTCTATTTTTCGTGCTTCAGGTGCGATGGAATACTTTACAGGCTTAATGAAACCATTTTTTACGATGATTGGCATTCCGGTTGAAATTGTTCCGTTAGCGTTAATTCGTCCGATCTCAGGGACAGCAGCACTTGGATTAACTAGTGATATTATCAGCACCTACGGACCAGATTCGTTTCTCGGTAGACTAGCCTCTACCTTACAAGGAAGTACGGATACCACATTCTATGTGCTAACGGTATACTTCGGAGCAGTGGGAATCAAGAAAATGGGAGATGCCCTTAAAATAGGATTGTTAGCAGACCTAGTAGGAATCATCGCCGCTCTAGTTGTTGTTACACTTGTTTTTGGTTAA
- a CDS encoding nucleoside recognition domain-containing protein: MVNIIWMLLTVVGIVFAMFNGTMEQVNEAVFTGAKEAVTICIGFISILVFWLGLMKIAQNAGLLESLAKLFQPIVRRLFPEVPIKHPAMGYILSNMIANMFGLGNAATPMGIKAMEQLRELNGGSDKASRSMITFLAINTSSLTLIPTTVIAIRMQYDSANPTEIVGTTLVATFLSTIGAVLIDRFFYYRRVRKEGNRK; encoded by the coding sequence ATGGTTAATATTATTTGGATGCTATTAACCGTTGTAGGAATTGTATTTGCCATGTTTAATGGAACGATGGAGCAGGTAAATGAAGCGGTTTTCACAGGTGCCAAAGAAGCAGTTACGATTTGTATAGGCTTTATAAGTATTCTAGTATTCTGGCTAGGGCTGATGAAAATCGCTCAGAATGCTGGATTACTAGAATCACTTGCCAAGCTTTTTCAACCGATTGTACGTCGCTTGTTTCCGGAAGTTCCAATTAAGCATCCAGCGATGGGATATATACTTTCAAATATGATTGCTAACATGTTTGGTTTAGGTAACGCAGCAACACCAATGGGAATTAAAGCCATGGAACAATTGCGAGAGCTTAATGGAGGTAGTGATAAGGCAAGTCGCTCCATGATTACGTTTTTAGCTATTAATACATCAAGCTTAACGTTGATCCCTACAACGGTTATAGCTATACGTATGCAGTATGACTCTGCCAACCCAACTGAAATTGTAGGAACAACTCTAGTAGCTACCTTTCTATCAACCATTGGAGCTGTGTTAATTGATCGATTCTTTTATTATCGACGAGTAAGGAAGGAGGGGAATCGTAAATGA
- a CDS encoding D-alanyl-D-alanine carboxypeptidase family protein, whose amino-acid sequence MRLRTSLIYILLLSFFISLFPTNKALAAPSVSAHSAIVIEQESGRVFFGKQEHEVRRIASITKIMTAILAIESGKMDEKVKVSKNAEGTEGSSLYLVAGEKIKLEDLVYGLMLRSGNDSAVAIAEHVGGSLDGFVYMMNQKAEEIGMKNSVFANPHGLDDHEEHYSTAYDMALLTRYAMQNEKYREISGTKVYRSPHPEEKWDRIWKNKNKLLTGLYSNSTGGKTGYTKRAKRTLVSTASKDGMNLIAVTLNASGDWNDHIAMFEFGFDHFNLVKVLKQGTLSKLDNPFYESKVYYSHDFVYPVTGDEKDSIRVEVKLLKPDESKWKTPEDIPVPVGKTLVYLGEDIIGEEAVFFETEDMPAPKKSLLDLFKSLFFSFLGVDLHG is encoded by the coding sequence ATGAGGTTACGGACATCGCTCATATACATATTACTTTTGTCTTTTTTTATTTCACTATTTCCAACAAATAAGGCGTTAGCGGCACCTAGTGTCAGTGCTCATAGTGCTATCGTGATTGAGCAGGAATCCGGAAGAGTCTTTTTTGGGAAGCAGGAGCATGAGGTAAGAAGGATTGCTAGTATTACGAAGATTATGACGGCTATTCTAGCTATTGAATCAGGCAAGATGGATGAAAAAGTTAAGGTGAGTAAGAATGCTGAGGGGACAGAAGGATCTTCCTTATACTTAGTGGCAGGTGAAAAGATTAAGTTAGAAGATCTAGTTTATGGACTTATGTTAAGGTCTGGTAATGATTCAGCAGTAGCCATTGCTGAACATGTTGGAGGAAGTTTAGATGGCTTTGTGTATATGATGAACCAAAAGGCAGAAGAAATTGGGATGAAAAACAGTGTGTTTGCAAACCCACATGGTTTGGACGATCATGAAGAGCATTATTCTACTGCCTATGACATGGCCTTGTTAACACGGTATGCGATGCAAAACGAGAAGTACCGTGAGATATCTGGGACCAAAGTATATCGTTCTCCACATCCAGAAGAGAAGTGGGACCGTATATGGAAAAATAAAAATAAATTACTAACCGGGTTATATTCTAATTCAACTGGAGGAAAAACAGGTTACACCAAGCGAGCTAAACGTACCTTGGTCTCTACCGCTTCCAAAGATGGAATGAACTTAATAGCTGTAACCTTAAATGCTTCTGGTGATTGGAACGACCATATAGCCATGTTTGAATTCGGCTTCGATCATTTTAATTTAGTCAAAGTCCTAAAACAAGGAACGTTATCAAAGCTGGATAATCCCTTTTATGAAAGTAAGGTTTATTATAGTCACGACTTTGTTTATCCTGTGACAGGTGATGAAAAAGACTCAATTCGTGTTGAAGTTAAACTTTTAAAACCGGATGAATCGAAGTGGAAGACACCAGAGGATATACCTGTTCCAGTTGGTAAAACGCTTGTATATCTAGGAGAAGATATCATTGGTGAGGAAGCTGTATTCTTTGAAACAGAAGACATGCCGGCTCCTAAAAAGTCATTGTTGGATTTATTTAAGAGCCTATTTTTCTCCTTTTTAGGTGTAGATTTACATGGTTAA
- a CDS encoding superoxide dismutase encodes MEQQKYMVYFEEVAKWAIGVKLLLEEHSLTAEPFLELDQELTFLLSKVDEVTNNNPITEEAIEEVKELVASLFQQAQHLFNGDRNKTTQRVPIGEHTLPPLPYSYDALEPYISKEIMKLHHDTHHKSYVEGLNKAEKMMEKARFTNNYDLLKHWEREAAFHGSGHYLHSIFWFVMKPNGGGTPGGSLLGQIKKDFGSFEQFKEHFTEAAKKVEGVGWALLVWSPRSHRLEILQTEKHQLMTQWDTIPLLVLDVWEHAYYLQYQADRAEYVSNWWNVVNWDEVENRFAQASKLKWKSF; translated from the coding sequence ATGGAACAGCAAAAATACATGGTCTACTTCGAGGAAGTAGCCAAGTGGGCAATCGGAGTAAAACTATTATTAGAAGAACATAGCCTGACAGCAGAGCCGTTTTTAGAACTAGATCAAGAATTAACTTTTCTTCTATCGAAGGTTGATGAAGTAACTAACAACAATCCCATCACTGAAGAGGCTATAGAAGAAGTTAAAGAACTGGTAGCATCTTTATTTCAACAAGCACAACACTTATTTAATGGAGATCGAAACAAGACAACTCAAAGAGTCCCAATTGGAGAGCATACCTTGCCACCATTGCCATATTCATACGACGCATTAGAGCCATACATCTCTAAAGAAATCATGAAACTTCATCATGATACTCATCATAAAAGCTACGTAGAAGGATTAAATAAAGCAGAAAAAATGATGGAGAAAGCAAGGTTTACAAATAATTATGATTTACTTAAGCACTGGGAAAGAGAAGCTGCCTTTCACGGTTCTGGTCATTACTTGCATTCCATCTTCTGGTTTGTCATGAAACCCAACGGGGGTGGTACACCAGGTGGTAGCCTATTGGGACAAATAAAGAAGGACTTTGGTAGTTTTGAACAATTTAAAGAACACTTCACAGAAGCAGCTAAAAAAGTAGAAGGTGTAGGCTGGGCCTTACTGGTTTGGTCACCAAGATCACATAGACTTGAGATCCTCCAAACTGAAAAGCATCAATTAATGACACAGTGGGATACCATTCCACTTTTAGTGCTAGATGTGTGGGAGCATGCTTACTACCTTCAGTATCAAGCGGACCGTGCAGAGTACGTTTCAAACTGGTGGAATGTCGTCAATTGGGATGAAGTGGAGAATAGATTTGCACAAGCATCCAAATTAAAATGGAAGTCATTCTAA
- a CDS encoding DUF2935 domain-containing protein — MKTYKETASFELQFWLQVLGDHGRFIRDSLSPSETRHIETAKDFIQLFDQLLADSRKAHSEAVLRELSVLAENAGKELREFKLLLLEKLLMKEVSISLPPSFLNHMVNELEEFLRVLTYLTNQQIPDPVHPLHHDLLWLLDAAGHAGAIDAKLDRVEKDLKQKSEMFTKQFEDFYLKAVEMAGYLRTNLASFPALARFHHEIDLEFTIFKAFLREIEELELTGQTLSVLTPLMADHMAREECYYLTKLAESTEVVKSPNCDPTKPRTKS, encoded by the coding sequence GTGAAAACTTATAAAGAAACCGCTTCTTTTGAACTGCAATTTTGGCTCCAGGTTCTTGGAGATCACGGTAGGTTTATTCGTGATTCATTGAGCCCTTCAGAAACAAGACATATTGAGACTGCTAAAGATTTTATCCAGTTATTCGATCAGTTGCTAGCTGATTCTAGAAAGGCTCACTCTGAAGCTGTGTTACGTGAACTATCAGTACTGGCAGAAAACGCGGGGAAGGAGCTAAGGGAATTTAAGCTATTACTCCTTGAAAAACTATTAATGAAGGAGGTATCCATTTCATTACCACCTTCATTTTTAAATCACATGGTTAACGAACTTGAAGAGTTTCTAAGGGTACTAACTTATTTAACCAATCAGCAAATACCCGACCCTGTACATCCCTTACATCATGATTTATTGTGGTTATTAGATGCAGCTGGGCATGCTGGTGCAATTGACGCAAAACTAGATCGAGTAGAAAAAGATCTCAAACAAAAAAGTGAGATGTTTACTAAGCAATTTGAAGATTTCTACTTGAAAGCAGTAGAAATGGCTGGATATTTACGTACCAATCTAGCTAGTTTCCCGGCACTAGCTCGTTTTCACCATGAAATTGATTTAGAGTTTACAATTTTTAAAGCATTTTTACGAGAAATCGAGGAGCTTGAATTAACAGGGCAAACATTAAGTGTTCTAACGCCACTTATGGCGGATCATATGGCTAGAGAAGAATGCTATTACTTAACGAAGCTTGCTGAGTCAACTGAGGTCGTGAAATCTCCTAATTGTGATCCAACCAAACCAAGAACAAAAAGTTAA
- a CDS encoding YpuI family protein has translation MGNDIVFSQIEQVETFLSDSVKLVSNYLNEATITTLKNEGSEEQEEYYKQLLSGLRRLVVFCEEGLDTCHIVLNTNPFRKPAAEKTLYKIYHQCIEEFFSPKNDVWYENSRSAYTGKNAIKFTNETPASIQTLFSKLEGPFQKIREELEYYETDYRTKMMQS, from the coding sequence ATGGGAAATGATATCGTTTTTAGTCAAATCGAACAAGTTGAGACATTCCTTTCTGATTCAGTCAAGCTCGTATCTAACTATCTGAATGAAGCAACGATTACAACATTGAAAAATGAGGGTTCAGAAGAGCAGGAAGAATATTATAAGCAGCTTTTATCCGGATTAAGACGATTAGTTGTTTTTTGTGAAGAAGGCTTAGATACTTGTCATATTGTGTTAAACACAAACCCATTTCGAAAGCCAGCTGCAGAAAAGACACTATATAAAATCTACCATCAATGTATTGAGGAATTTTTCTCACCTAAAAATGATGTCTGGTATGAGAATAGTCGTTCAGCCTATACAGGTAAGAATGCAATCAAATTTACGAACGAAACACCAGCATCGATTCAAACACTGTTCTCTAAATTAGAAGGACCTTTCCAAAAAATAAGAGAAGAGTTAGAATACTATGAAACTGACTATCGTACCAAAATGATGCAATCATAA
- the scpB gene encoding SMC-Scp complex subunit ScpB, with protein sequence MDIHNWKAIIEGLLFAAGDEGLTIRQLSTVLELHTETVEDIMNEMKLEYETNLRGIRIIEIADAYQLATKKEHAPYFKKLMENPSNQTLSQAALETLAIVAYKQPITRAEIEDIRGVKTDRPIQTLVGKLLIREVGRVEGTGRAILYGTTKEFLDYFGLKSIEELPKLPENTTDEFVQEEADLFFEKFAEAFEDLP encoded by the coding sequence ATGGATATTCATAATTGGAAGGCGATTATTGAAGGCTTGCTTTTCGCTGCAGGGGATGAGGGGCTAACAATTAGACAGCTATCAACCGTTTTGGAGCTTCATACTGAGACTGTTGAAGATATCATGAACGAGATGAAATTAGAATATGAAACAAACCTTAGAGGAATACGAATAATTGAAATAGCTGACGCGTATCAATTAGCAACGAAGAAAGAGCATGCACCCTACTTTAAAAAGTTAATGGAGAATCCCTCTAATCAGACATTATCACAAGCTGCTCTTGAAACGTTAGCGATTGTTGCTTATAAACAACCAATCACTAGAGCCGAAATTGAAGATATTCGCGGAGTTAAGACAGATCGACCGATTCAAACATTAGTGGGTAAGCTTTTAATAAGAGAAGTGGGTCGAGTAGAGGGAACTGGCCGTGCCATATTGTACGGCACAACCAAAGAATTTTTAGATTACTTCGGCTTAAAATCGATTGAGGAACTTCCGAAATTGCCTGAAAATACGACGGATGAATTTGTTCAAGAAGAAGCAGATCTATTTTTTGAAAAATTTGCAGAAGCTTTTGAAGATCTACCATAA
- a CDS encoding segregation/condensation protein A: MADNGGMIVQQYNVKLDAFEGPLDLLLHLINRYEIDVYDIPMAELTEQYLLYIYAMQELQLDVASEYLVMAATLLEIKSKLLLPKQEEELFDEDMEFDVEEDPRDELMQRLIEYRKYKVAAEDLKSLEEERGQMFTRAPSDLSEYINKEEEIVNLDVSIYDMLGAFQKLLRRKKLQKPLQTRITRQEIPIEVRIDQIVKELSMLKENEKKNFLDLFPYEDKPHIVVTFLALLELMKTDTILMEQTQNFSAIFLSLKKGETNNGYS; encoded by the coding sequence ATGGCTGATAATGGTGGGATGATCGTGCAACAATATAATGTTAAACTCGATGCATTTGAGGGTCCTCTAGACCTTTTGTTGCATTTAATTAATCGATATGAGATCGATGTATATGATATTCCGATGGCTGAACTAACAGAGCAATACTTGTTATACATATACGCCATGCAGGAATTACAACTTGATGTTGCTAGCGAGTATTTAGTGATGGCTGCAACATTGTTAGAAATAAAAAGTAAGCTGCTCCTTCCTAAGCAAGAGGAGGAGCTATTTGATGAGGATATGGAATTTGATGTAGAAGAAGATCCTCGAGACGAATTAATGCAGAGATTAATTGAATACCGAAAATACAAGGTAGCAGCAGAGGATTTGAAAAGTCTCGAAGAAGAGCGTGGCCAAATGTTTACGAGAGCACCAAGTGATCTTAGTGAGTATATCAACAAAGAAGAAGAAATTGTGAACCTTGATGTAAGTATTTATGATATGCTTGGTGCGTTTCAAAAACTTCTACGTCGTAAAAAGCTACAAAAGCCGTTACAAACTAGGATTACCCGTCAAGAAATTCCGATTGAGGTAAGAATCGATCAAATTGTGAAAGAGTTATCTATGTTAAAAGAGAATGAAAAGAAGAACTTTCTAGACCTTTTTCCCTATGAGGATAAACCACATATAGTTGTAACCTTTTTGGCTTTGCTTGAGCTAATGAAAACAGACACGATTTTAATGGAGCAAACACAAAATTTCTCTGCCATTTTTCTTTCGCTAAAAAAAGGAGAAACAAACAATGGATATTCATAA
- a CDS encoding DUF309 domain-containing protein, with protein sequence MYPKPYIDYLVHFHGDRDYFECHEVLEEYWKEDDKYNRKNYWVAFIQIAVSLYHQRRSNFNGSFKMMKNALAILNNEESAVKKLGLDYNQLLLTVEKRLKDIENKQPYTSIFLPITDTDLISECEKESQLRGIQWGSVSDLADHFLLNKHSLRNRDEVIEERLKQKELKIQRRKK encoded by the coding sequence ATGTATCCAAAACCATATATCGATTATCTCGTTCACTTTCATGGGGATCGAGATTACTTTGAATGTCATGAGGTATTAGAGGAATATTGGAAAGAGGATGACAAATATAACCGCAAAAACTATTGGGTAGCATTTATCCAAATTGCTGTGTCTCTATATCATCAAAGAAGAAGCAATTTTAACGGGTCATTCAAAATGATGAAAAATGCATTAGCTATTCTTAATAATGAAGAGAGCGCGGTAAAAAAGCTTGGACTCGATTATAATCAGCTACTTTTGACTGTTGAAAAACGATTGAAGGATATTGAAAATAAGCAGCCCTATACGAGTATTTTCTTACCGATCACAGATACAGACCTAATAAGTGAATGTGAAAAGGAAAGTCAGTTGAGAGGCATTCAGTGGGGAAGTGTAAGTGATTTAGCTGATCACTTCCTCTTAAATAAACACTCATTACGAAATCGCGATGAGGTTATTGAAGAGCGTTTGAAGCAAAAAGAATTAAAAATACAAAGGAGAAAAAAATAA
- a CDS encoding GNAT family N-acetyltransferase, with protein MLIRYKKNFEKIAMGLLSFMPTEKELKKLQQSMKQYESEENWQLFLWKEEDIIGIVGVSSIDESNLEIHHICVNPSHRHQGIGKKMVRALKEMLPDKTIIPTEQTAAFFERCDQNQDDIKELNTSEE; from the coding sequence ATGCTAATACGATATAAGAAGAATTTTGAAAAAATTGCAATGGGACTTCTTTCTTTCATGCCTACAGAGAAGGAATTAAAAAAGCTCCAGCAGTCTATGAAACAGTATGAGAGTGAAGAGAACTGGCAATTATTTCTTTGGAAAGAAGAAGATATTATCGGCATCGTAGGGGTATCCTCCATAGATGAAAGTAATCTGGAAATTCATCATATATGTGTAAATCCATCCCACAGACACCAGGGGATTGGTAAGAAAATGGTGAGAGCATTAAAAGAAATGCTTCCAGATAAAACCATCATACCAACAGAACAAACAGCCGCATTCTTTGAAAGATGCGACCAAAACCAAGATGATATAAAAGAACTTAATACTTCAGAAGAATAG
- the ribE gene encoding 6,7-dimethyl-8-ribityllumazine synthase → MGNVFEGHLVGTGLKVGIVVGRFNEFITSKLLGGAKDALIRHGLREEDVDIAWVPGAFEIPLIAKKMVDSNKYDAVVTLGTVIRGSTPHFDFVCSEVAKGVAGTMMQSGTPVIFGVLTTDTIEQAVERAGTKAGNKGWEAAVSAIEMANLTRSFQG, encoded by the coding sequence ATGGGGAACGTATTTGAAGGACATTTAGTTGGTACTGGTCTTAAAGTTGGAATTGTTGTAGGTCGTTTTAATGAGTTTATTACGAGTAAACTATTGGGTGGGGCAAAGGATGCTCTAATCAGACACGGTTTACGTGAAGAAGATGTCGATATTGCATGGGTACCAGGTGCATTTGAAATTCCTCTAATTGCAAAAAAGATGGTAGACAGCAATAAGTATGACGCAGTTGTTACTCTAGGTACAGTGATTCGCGGATCTACACCACATTTTGACTTTGTGTGTAGTGAGGTAGCTAAAGGGGTTGCAGGAACGATGATGCAATCTGGTACTCCTGTTATTTTTGGAGTATTAACAACCGATACAATCGAGCAAGCAGTGGAACGAGCAGGAACAAAAGCAGGGAACAAAGGCTGGGAAGCAGCAGTTTCAGCAATAGAAATGGCTAACTTAACTCGCTCTTTTCAAGGATAA